From Sceloporus undulatus isolate JIND9_A2432 ecotype Alabama chromosome 6, SceUnd_v1.1, whole genome shotgun sequence, one genomic window encodes:
- the UACA gene encoding uveal autoantigen with coiled-coil domains and ankyrin repeats isoform X1 yields MLQRTKQQVTEGPTVAIQELHLKDPFLLHAHRSSKMASFWLTADWNKYDDRLMKAAERGDVEKISSVLTKKGVNPTKLDVEGRSAFHVVASKGNLDCLNAILIHGVDIVATDAAGRNALHLAAKYGHALCLQKLLQYNCPTENVDLQGRTALHDAAMSDCSSSIQLLCDHGALVNARDADGRTPLVLATQMCRPTICQLLLDRGADVNARDKQNRTSLMLGCEYGCKDAVEVLLKNGADVCLVDALGHDCSYYARIGDNVEILALIKAAVEDSSKASYEVMKKGQPLPKVASMRPKWTQPNISEEASFKPCQREQWNVQDLERENEDLKGRLREIQQEHRILLDRIGGLQLQLNEEQMIADDLESEKAELRKLLTAKEKQQEESLRMLEALKLKLRFYESDHAASGSSFSNRKEDALLKQDSVYSAEPQVPGPMPSNLQSRSMVRPLELLSPSLSSAPEVEVLKRELSSMRSCYEAARGDVSKLQLELSHKAAECKALASECERTKCESDQQIKQLEDALKDVQKRMFDSEGKVKQMQTHFLALKDHLTNEVALGNSKVAEELKDQLKDVKAKYEGASAEVCKLRNQLKQNELLVEEFRRDETQLVEENKKMQKELGMLKLEREKKERRVLEAEGQLKETAAKMTDQYEKMRSSLSSEVDEKAWKLAEMEKEREKLLAESQRLRAELESQRVQFSQYVRPEEHKHMQSRYEQRSRELERAQAGLKQANQALQKELERAQEDNSVLKQQVNTLRNEMDSQFVPLRVSEEMKKANDVTIGELNKKLMEITEKYHKCKGEAEKLLAEKVSLRDTVGHLQAAYVPPEKHEKETGALKSTVADLKRQLTELGQKHEEEQAKATELVSKNAALQVVLKEQYVPVETYEETKTALNSTLEKTSQELSDLKEKMEGVKQEFLKVNEENGALKRKLRVLQNQMQGEYISTQDHNSQVAALNKSLQELQENSSEMLTKYKQKQEEVAQLHAEIEAQKQELDMIQECIKSKYAPLASLEEKERGFEATMKELRSQLAERGEQLAEKEEEIKKWCQENEKLRAGLLAIQDDLQQNYILAEKSHKTERMFASKMEDLNKQLRELQQKFAEIKSEKERLQEESAKQRSEALEIQSRLQGQYVPVEQVEAFKRELNATIEGLRGEMASQAASHQQELQRSGELQQELAHLRDTSVPLAEHTRIKEGLEREVASMRASLGEKEEESQAKGEEVSKLQSEIQSTKQALRELEDREEAERLKHKMLSLKLEGQVSSMAEKLAALSAKSEGMCEKAMQVETDELLAEEEKEQPQQLRSFSIEQEIKDQKERCDKSLSTIVELQKRIQESAKQVEAKDNKITELLNDVERLKQALNGLSQLTCNSGIPAKRQNQQIEVLQGQVKTLQQQLADAERQHQEVISIYRTHLLSAVQGHMDEDVQAALLQIIRMRQGLVC; encoded by the exons TTGACTGCAGACTGGAACAAATACGATGACCGATTGATGAAAGCAGCTGAAAGGGGCGACGTGGAGAAGATCTCGTCTGTCCTCACCAAAAAGGGAGTGAACCCCACCAAGCTAGATGTGGAAGGGAGATCTGC ATTTCACGTTGTAGCATCCAAAGGAAACCTTGACTGTTTGAACGCCATTCTCATACATGGGGTTGACATTGTGGCTACCGATGCAGCAG gaaggaaTGCTCTACACCTGGCTGCAAAGTATGGGCACGCACTCTGTCTGCAAAAACTGTTGCAG TACAACTGCCCAACAGAAAATGTGGATCTACAGGGTCGTACTGCCCTTCATGATGCAG CAATGTCAGATTGTTCCTCCAGCATACAATTGCTGTGTGACCATGGAGCCTTGGTGAACGCCAGAGATGCA GATGGAAGGACCCCGCTGGTGCTGGCCACTCAGATGTGCCGTCCAACCATCTGTCAACTTCTTCTTGACAGAGGGGCTGATGTCAATGCAAGAGACAAACAGAACCG gACCTCTCTGATGTTGGGCTGTGAATACGGCTGCAAGGATGCTGTGGAAGTTTTGCTCAAAAATGGCGCAGATGTCTGTTTGGTCGATGCCCTTGGCCATGACTGCTCTTACTATGCACGGATTGGGGACAACGTTGAAATCTTGGCTTTGATCAAGGCTGCTGTGGAGGACTCCAGCAAAG caAGTTATGAAGTTATGAAGAAAGGGCAGCCACTCCCAAAG GTGGCCAGCATGCGGCCAAAGTGGACTCAGCCTAAcatctctgaagaagccagcttTAAGCCGTGCCAGAGGGAGCAATGGAATGTGCAG GACTTGGAAAGAGAGAACGAAGACTTGAAAGGCAGGCTTAGGGAGATCCAGCAGGAACACCGAATCCTACTAGACAGAATAGGTGGGCTGCAGCTACAGCTGAATGAG GAGCAAATGATTGCTGATGATCTTGAAAGTGAG AAGGCTGAGCTCAGGAAGCTTCTGACagcaaaagaaaagcagcaaGAGGAGAGCCTGCGAATGCTTGAAGCTCTGAAGTTGAAGCTGAGGTTCTATGAG agtGACCATGCAGCATCTGGAAGCAGTTTTAGTAACA GGAAGGAAGATGCTCTGCTAAAGCAGGATTCGGTGTATTCTGCAGAACCACAG GTGCCTGGTCCCATGCCCAGTAACCTCCAGAGCCGGTCCATGGTGAGACCGCTGGAGCTTCTGAGTCCAAGCCTCTCTTCGGCCCCTGAGGTGGAAGTGCTGAAGCGAGAACTGAGCAGCATGAGGAGCTGTTATGAGGCGGCAAGAGGAGATGTCAGCAAGCTTCAGCTGGAGCTTTCCCACAAAGCTGCAGAATGCAAAGCCCTGGCCTCTGAGTGTGAGCGGACCAAGTGCGAGTCCGACCAGCAGATAAAACAGCTGGAAGATGCACTGAAGGATGTCCAGAAGAGGATGTTTGACTCAGAAGGCAAGGTGAAGCAGATGCAGACGCACTTCCTGGCCCTGAAGGATCACCTGACAAATGAAGTGGCTCTGGGCAACAGTAAGGTCGCTGAGGAGCTGAAGGATCAGTTGAAGGATGTGAAGGCCAAATATGAGGGTGCCTCTGCCGAAGTGTGCAAGCTGCGAAACCAGCTGAAGCAGAATGAGCTCTTAGTGGAAGAGTTCAGGAGAGATGAAACACAGTTggtagaagaaaacaaaaagatgcaGAAGGAACTTGGCATGTTGAAGTTGGAgcgggagaagaaggagaggagggtcTTGGAGGCAGAAGGCCAGCTGAAGGAGACGGCAGCAAAGATGACTGACCAGTATGAAAAGATGAGGAGCTCGCTCTCCAGTGAAGTTGACGAAAAGGCCTGGAAGTtagcagagatggagaaagagcGTGAGAAACTGTTGGCGGAGAGTCAGCGTCTGAGGGCAGAACTGGAGAGCCAGAGAGTGCAGTTTTCACAGTACGTGAGGCCGGAGGAGCACAAACATATGCAAAGCAGGTATGAGCAAAGAAGCAGAGAGCTGGAGAGAGCACAGGCAGGACTGAAGCAGGCAAATCAGGCCTTGCAGAAGGAGCTGGAGAGGGCTCAGGAGGATAACAGTGTGCTGAAGCAGCAGGTCAATACGCTCAGGAATGAGATGGACAGCCAGTTTGTGCCTCTGAGGGTCAGTGAAGAGATGAAGAAAGCCAATGATGTCACAATTGGGGAGCTGAACAAAAAGCTCATGGAAATCACCGAAAAGTATCACAAGTGCAAAGGAGAAGCAGAGAAGCTGCTGGCAGAGAAGGTCTCCTTGAGGGACACTGTGGGTCACCTTCAGGCCGCTTATGTTCCTCCTGAGAAGCACGAGAAGGAAACGGGGGCCTTGAAATCCACCGTGGCTGACTTGAAAAGGCAGCTCACTGAGCTGGGCCAAAAACATGAGGAGGAGCAAGCCAAGGCAACAGAACTTGTGTCCAAAAACGCAGCTCTTCAAGTGGTCCTGAAAGAGCAATATGTGCCAGTTGAAACATATGAGGAGACCAAGACGGCATTAAACAGCACACTGGAAAAAACGAGTCAAGAGCTGTCTGACTTGAAGGAAAAAATGGAAGGTGTCAAACAGGAGTTTTTGAAAGTAAATGAAGAGAATGGGGCGTTGAAAAGGAAGCTGAGAGTCTTGCAGAACCAAATGCAAGGTGAATATATAAGCACACAAGATCATAACAGTCAGGTTGCTGCTCTGAATAAAAGCCTCCAAGAACTCCAGGAAAACAGTTCTGAAATGCTCACAAAATATAAGCAGAAGCAAGAGGAGGTTGCACAGTTACATGCCGAGATTGAAGCACAGAAACAAGAGCTTGACATGATCCAAGAATGCATCAAGTCCAAGTATGCCCCACTGGCCAGTTTGGAAGAGAAGGAGCGCGGCTTTGAGGCCACCATGAAAGAGCTGAGGAGCCAGCTGGCAGAACGGGGGGAGCAGCtggcagaaaaggaggaagaaatcaAGAAATGGTGTCAGGAGAACGAGAAGCTAAGGGCTGGCCTCCTGGCCATCCAAGACGATCTTCAGCAGAACTACATCCTGGCAGAGAAGTCTCACAAAACAGAGCGGATGTTTGCCAGCAAGATGGAGGACTTGAACAAGCAGCTGAGGGAGCTGCAACAAAAGTTTGCAGAGATCAAGTCTGAGAAGGAGAGGCTCCAGGAAGAGAGTGCCAAGCAGCGCTCCGAAGCCCTGGAAATCCAGAGCCGCCTTCAGGGCCAGTATGTGCCAGTGGAGCAGGTAGAAGCCTTCAAGAGGGAGCTCAACGCTACCATCGAGGGGCTGCGGGGAGAGATGGCCAGCCAGGCAGCCAGCCACCAGCAAGAGCTCCAGAGATCCGGAGAGCTGCAGCAGGAGCTGGCTCACCTCAGGGACACCTCAGTGCCCTTGGCAGAACACACACGGATCAAAGAAGGGCTGGAGAGAGAAGTGGCAAGCATGAGGGCCAgcttgggagagaaggaggaagagagccaAGCCAAGGGAGAGGAGGTCTCCAAGCTGCAGTCGGAAATCCAAAGCACAAAACAGGCACTGAGGGAGCTGGAAGACAGGGAAGAGGCTGAGAGGTTGAAGCACAAGATGTTGAGCCTCAAGCTAGAAGGCCAGGTCAGCAGCATGGCTGAGAAGCTGGCTGCACTGAGTGCTAAGTCCGAAGGGATGTGCGAGAAGGCCATGCAGGTGGAGACGGATGAGTTGTTGGcggaagaagagaaggagcagcCCCAGCAGCTGAGGAGTTTCAGCATCGAGCAGGAAATCAAGGACCAGAAAGAGCGATGCGACAAGTCCCTGAGCACCATTGTGGAGCTGCAGAAAAGGATCCAGGAGTCTGCCAAGCAGGTGGAAGCAAAAGACAACAAG ATTACTGAGCTACTCAATGATGTGGAGCGGCTAAAACAGGCCCTTAATGGTCTCTCTCAGCTTACCTGCAACAGTGGCATCCCTGCAAAGAGGCAGAACCAGCAGATTGAAGTCCTCCAGGGCCAAGTGAAGACCCTACAGCAGCAGCTGGCT GATGCTGAGCGGCAGCACCAGGAAGTCATTTCCATCTATCGAACACACCTCCTCAGTGCTGTCCAG GGTCATATGGATGAAGACGTTCAAGCGGCCTTACTCCAGATCATCCGTATGCGCCAGGGCCTCGTTTGCTAA
- the UACA gene encoding uveal autoantigen with coiled-coil domains and ankyrin repeats isoform X2 gives MKSLKSRLRKQEGAAGGGSSGGGSGSGGGLTADWNKYDDRLMKAAERGDVEKISSVLTKKGVNPTKLDVEGRSAFHVVASKGNLDCLNAILIHGVDIVATDAAGRNALHLAAKYGHALCLQKLLQYNCPTENVDLQGRTALHDAAMSDCSSSIQLLCDHGALVNARDADGRTPLVLATQMCRPTICQLLLDRGADVNARDKQNRTSLMLGCEYGCKDAVEVLLKNGADVCLVDALGHDCSYYARIGDNVEILALIKAAVEDSSKASYEVMKKGQPLPKVASMRPKWTQPNISEEASFKPCQREQWNVQDLERENEDLKGRLREIQQEHRILLDRIGGLQLQLNEEQMIADDLESEKAELRKLLTAKEKQQEESLRMLEALKLKLRFYESDHAASGSSFSNRKEDALLKQDSVYSAEPQVPGPMPSNLQSRSMVRPLELLSPSLSSAPEVEVLKRELSSMRSCYEAARGDVSKLQLELSHKAAECKALASECERTKCESDQQIKQLEDALKDVQKRMFDSEGKVKQMQTHFLALKDHLTNEVALGNSKVAEELKDQLKDVKAKYEGASAEVCKLRNQLKQNELLVEEFRRDETQLVEENKKMQKELGMLKLEREKKERRVLEAEGQLKETAAKMTDQYEKMRSSLSSEVDEKAWKLAEMEKEREKLLAESQRLRAELESQRVQFSQYVRPEEHKHMQSRYEQRSRELERAQAGLKQANQALQKELERAQEDNSVLKQQVNTLRNEMDSQFVPLRVSEEMKKANDVTIGELNKKLMEITEKYHKCKGEAEKLLAEKVSLRDTVGHLQAAYVPPEKHEKETGALKSTVADLKRQLTELGQKHEEEQAKATELVSKNAALQVVLKEQYVPVETYEETKTALNSTLEKTSQELSDLKEKMEGVKQEFLKVNEENGALKRKLRVLQNQMQGEYISTQDHNSQVAALNKSLQELQENSSEMLTKYKQKQEEVAQLHAEIEAQKQELDMIQECIKSKYAPLASLEEKERGFEATMKELRSQLAERGEQLAEKEEEIKKWCQENEKLRAGLLAIQDDLQQNYILAEKSHKTERMFASKMEDLNKQLRELQQKFAEIKSEKERLQEESAKQRSEALEIQSRLQGQYVPVEQVEAFKRELNATIEGLRGEMASQAASHQQELQRSGELQQELAHLRDTSVPLAEHTRIKEGLEREVASMRASLGEKEEESQAKGEEVSKLQSEIQSTKQALRELEDREEAERLKHKMLSLKLEGQVSSMAEKLAALSAKSEGMCEKAMQVETDELLAEEEKEQPQQLRSFSIEQEIKDQKERCDKSLSTIVELQKRIQESAKQVEAKDNKITELLNDVERLKQALNGLSQLTCNSGIPAKRQNQQIEVLQGQVKTLQQQLADAERQHQEVISIYRTHLLSAVQGHMDEDVQAALLQIIRMRQGLVC, from the exons TTGACTGCAGACTGGAACAAATACGATGACCGATTGATGAAAGCAGCTGAAAGGGGCGACGTGGAGAAGATCTCGTCTGTCCTCACCAAAAAGGGAGTGAACCCCACCAAGCTAGATGTGGAAGGGAGATCTGC ATTTCACGTTGTAGCATCCAAAGGAAACCTTGACTGTTTGAACGCCATTCTCATACATGGGGTTGACATTGTGGCTACCGATGCAGCAG gaaggaaTGCTCTACACCTGGCTGCAAAGTATGGGCACGCACTCTGTCTGCAAAAACTGTTGCAG TACAACTGCCCAACAGAAAATGTGGATCTACAGGGTCGTACTGCCCTTCATGATGCAG CAATGTCAGATTGTTCCTCCAGCATACAATTGCTGTGTGACCATGGAGCCTTGGTGAACGCCAGAGATGCA GATGGAAGGACCCCGCTGGTGCTGGCCACTCAGATGTGCCGTCCAACCATCTGTCAACTTCTTCTTGACAGAGGGGCTGATGTCAATGCAAGAGACAAACAGAACCG gACCTCTCTGATGTTGGGCTGTGAATACGGCTGCAAGGATGCTGTGGAAGTTTTGCTCAAAAATGGCGCAGATGTCTGTTTGGTCGATGCCCTTGGCCATGACTGCTCTTACTATGCACGGATTGGGGACAACGTTGAAATCTTGGCTTTGATCAAGGCTGCTGTGGAGGACTCCAGCAAAG caAGTTATGAAGTTATGAAGAAAGGGCAGCCACTCCCAAAG GTGGCCAGCATGCGGCCAAAGTGGACTCAGCCTAAcatctctgaagaagccagcttTAAGCCGTGCCAGAGGGAGCAATGGAATGTGCAG GACTTGGAAAGAGAGAACGAAGACTTGAAAGGCAGGCTTAGGGAGATCCAGCAGGAACACCGAATCCTACTAGACAGAATAGGTGGGCTGCAGCTACAGCTGAATGAG GAGCAAATGATTGCTGATGATCTTGAAAGTGAG AAGGCTGAGCTCAGGAAGCTTCTGACagcaaaagaaaagcagcaaGAGGAGAGCCTGCGAATGCTTGAAGCTCTGAAGTTGAAGCTGAGGTTCTATGAG agtGACCATGCAGCATCTGGAAGCAGTTTTAGTAACA GGAAGGAAGATGCTCTGCTAAAGCAGGATTCGGTGTATTCTGCAGAACCACAG GTGCCTGGTCCCATGCCCAGTAACCTCCAGAGCCGGTCCATGGTGAGACCGCTGGAGCTTCTGAGTCCAAGCCTCTCTTCGGCCCCTGAGGTGGAAGTGCTGAAGCGAGAACTGAGCAGCATGAGGAGCTGTTATGAGGCGGCAAGAGGAGATGTCAGCAAGCTTCAGCTGGAGCTTTCCCACAAAGCTGCAGAATGCAAAGCCCTGGCCTCTGAGTGTGAGCGGACCAAGTGCGAGTCCGACCAGCAGATAAAACAGCTGGAAGATGCACTGAAGGATGTCCAGAAGAGGATGTTTGACTCAGAAGGCAAGGTGAAGCAGATGCAGACGCACTTCCTGGCCCTGAAGGATCACCTGACAAATGAAGTGGCTCTGGGCAACAGTAAGGTCGCTGAGGAGCTGAAGGATCAGTTGAAGGATGTGAAGGCCAAATATGAGGGTGCCTCTGCCGAAGTGTGCAAGCTGCGAAACCAGCTGAAGCAGAATGAGCTCTTAGTGGAAGAGTTCAGGAGAGATGAAACACAGTTggtagaagaaaacaaaaagatgcaGAAGGAACTTGGCATGTTGAAGTTGGAgcgggagaagaaggagaggagggtcTTGGAGGCAGAAGGCCAGCTGAAGGAGACGGCAGCAAAGATGACTGACCAGTATGAAAAGATGAGGAGCTCGCTCTCCAGTGAAGTTGACGAAAAGGCCTGGAAGTtagcagagatggagaaagagcGTGAGAAACTGTTGGCGGAGAGTCAGCGTCTGAGGGCAGAACTGGAGAGCCAGAGAGTGCAGTTTTCACAGTACGTGAGGCCGGAGGAGCACAAACATATGCAAAGCAGGTATGAGCAAAGAAGCAGAGAGCTGGAGAGAGCACAGGCAGGACTGAAGCAGGCAAATCAGGCCTTGCAGAAGGAGCTGGAGAGGGCTCAGGAGGATAACAGTGTGCTGAAGCAGCAGGTCAATACGCTCAGGAATGAGATGGACAGCCAGTTTGTGCCTCTGAGGGTCAGTGAAGAGATGAAGAAAGCCAATGATGTCACAATTGGGGAGCTGAACAAAAAGCTCATGGAAATCACCGAAAAGTATCACAAGTGCAAAGGAGAAGCAGAGAAGCTGCTGGCAGAGAAGGTCTCCTTGAGGGACACTGTGGGTCACCTTCAGGCCGCTTATGTTCCTCCTGAGAAGCACGAGAAGGAAACGGGGGCCTTGAAATCCACCGTGGCTGACTTGAAAAGGCAGCTCACTGAGCTGGGCCAAAAACATGAGGAGGAGCAAGCCAAGGCAACAGAACTTGTGTCCAAAAACGCAGCTCTTCAAGTGGTCCTGAAAGAGCAATATGTGCCAGTTGAAACATATGAGGAGACCAAGACGGCATTAAACAGCACACTGGAAAAAACGAGTCAAGAGCTGTCTGACTTGAAGGAAAAAATGGAAGGTGTCAAACAGGAGTTTTTGAAAGTAAATGAAGAGAATGGGGCGTTGAAAAGGAAGCTGAGAGTCTTGCAGAACCAAATGCAAGGTGAATATATAAGCACACAAGATCATAACAGTCAGGTTGCTGCTCTGAATAAAAGCCTCCAAGAACTCCAGGAAAACAGTTCTGAAATGCTCACAAAATATAAGCAGAAGCAAGAGGAGGTTGCACAGTTACATGCCGAGATTGAAGCACAGAAACAAGAGCTTGACATGATCCAAGAATGCATCAAGTCCAAGTATGCCCCACTGGCCAGTTTGGAAGAGAAGGAGCGCGGCTTTGAGGCCACCATGAAAGAGCTGAGGAGCCAGCTGGCAGAACGGGGGGAGCAGCtggcagaaaaggaggaagaaatcaAGAAATGGTGTCAGGAGAACGAGAAGCTAAGGGCTGGCCTCCTGGCCATCCAAGACGATCTTCAGCAGAACTACATCCTGGCAGAGAAGTCTCACAAAACAGAGCGGATGTTTGCCAGCAAGATGGAGGACTTGAACAAGCAGCTGAGGGAGCTGCAACAAAAGTTTGCAGAGATCAAGTCTGAGAAGGAGAGGCTCCAGGAAGAGAGTGCCAAGCAGCGCTCCGAAGCCCTGGAAATCCAGAGCCGCCTTCAGGGCCAGTATGTGCCAGTGGAGCAGGTAGAAGCCTTCAAGAGGGAGCTCAACGCTACCATCGAGGGGCTGCGGGGAGAGATGGCCAGCCAGGCAGCCAGCCACCAGCAAGAGCTCCAGAGATCCGGAGAGCTGCAGCAGGAGCTGGCTCACCTCAGGGACACCTCAGTGCCCTTGGCAGAACACACACGGATCAAAGAAGGGCTGGAGAGAGAAGTGGCAAGCATGAGGGCCAgcttgggagagaaggaggaagagagccaAGCCAAGGGAGAGGAGGTCTCCAAGCTGCAGTCGGAAATCCAAAGCACAAAACAGGCACTGAGGGAGCTGGAAGACAGGGAAGAGGCTGAGAGGTTGAAGCACAAGATGTTGAGCCTCAAGCTAGAAGGCCAGGTCAGCAGCATGGCTGAGAAGCTGGCTGCACTGAGTGCTAAGTCCGAAGGGATGTGCGAGAAGGCCATGCAGGTGGAGACGGATGAGTTGTTGGcggaagaagagaaggagcagcCCCAGCAGCTGAGGAGTTTCAGCATCGAGCAGGAAATCAAGGACCAGAAAGAGCGATGCGACAAGTCCCTGAGCACCATTGTGGAGCTGCAGAAAAGGATCCAGGAGTCTGCCAAGCAGGTGGAAGCAAAAGACAACAAG ATTACTGAGCTACTCAATGATGTGGAGCGGCTAAAACAGGCCCTTAATGGTCTCTCTCAGCTTACCTGCAACAGTGGCATCCCTGCAAAGAGGCAGAACCAGCAGATTGAAGTCCTCCAGGGCCAAGTGAAGACCCTACAGCAGCAGCTGGCT GATGCTGAGCGGCAGCACCAGGAAGTCATTTCCATCTATCGAACACACCTCCTCAGTGCTGTCCAG GGTCATATGGATGAAGACGTTCAAGCGGCCTTACTCCAGATCATCCGTATGCGCCAGGGCCTCGTTTGCTAA